The Legionella lansingensis DNA window ATCGATCCACAGTAATTTCAGGCAAATGAAAGCCAGGCAATCCCTGAGGAATGCCTCCAAATGTGCTACCGATTGTGGCCACACCATCAAAATGGAAGATTGCTTGAACTACCGTCGCTACAACCAACGCAACCAAAGGACCCGGCACACGGCTTAAGCCAGGTAATTTATATGAATAAAGTACTAACGCCAGGGAAATCAGAGATAATGCAGTTGTTGTCGTATTTAACTGCGGAAGCACTTGCAGAAGATGCAGAAATTTCTCATGAAAATGCCCTCCGCCTACAGCGGGTAGACCAAAAAAATCTTTCCATTGCCCCACCCAAATGATAACAGCTATCCCTGCAGTAAAACCAACAATTACCGGTTGAGGGATGTATTTAATAACGGTACCAAAACGGGCCACACCCAAGAAGAAAAGAATAACCCCTGCCATGAGGGTGGCGATTTGCAGTCCATCAATTCCATACTTTGCTGTAATCCCTGAAAGAATAACGATGAAGGCACCTGTCGGCCCCGCAATTTGCAAGCGACTGCCACCCAATAAAGACACCAGTGCCCCAGCAACAATAGCGGTATAAATACCCTGCTCAGGTTTTGCACCTGAGGCAATAGCAAAAGCCATGGCCAGAGGAAGAGCAACGACACCAACGATAACCCCTGAAATGATATTGGGCAGCCAATGTTGTCGTTGTAATAATCCTGTACGATAAGCTTCTAGGAAAGCAATCATCTCGTTATACGCGTTGGGACAATGAGATAATTATTATACCTGCTATTAACGATTTTGCCATAAATATTTACATTAGACGCTAATATGATTCATAGTGAATAAGAATTAACTCCTTAAGAGTCGATTACAGGATATAACGTGTTAAGTCGTCATCCTCTACTAATTTACCTAAGTGTTTATCAACATAGGATTTATCAATATGGACTGACTCACCTGCTTTATCAGTTGCTTCAAAGGAGACAACTTCCAATAATCGCTCCATCACTGTATACAAACGCCGTGCACCAATATTTTCTGTACGCTCATTGACTTTCCAAGCCACTTCAGCAATACGACGAACACCTGTAACATCAAAGGTTAATTGTAAACCTTCCGTTGCCATTAGGGCGGTGTATTGTTCAGTTAAAGAAGCACTTGGTTCAGTTAGGATACGAACAAAATCCTCGACAGTAAGTGCACCTAATTCGACACGAATAGGCAAACGACCTTGCAATTCGGCAATTAAATCCGAGGGTTTAGCCACGTGGAAAGCACCTGAAGCAATAAACAAAATGTGATCAGATTTGATCATACCGTATTTTGTCGATACTGTTGTGCCTTCGACCAAAGGTAGAAGATCGCGCTGGACACCTTCGCGGGAAACATCACCTCCGGTCCCATGTTCTGCGCGCCTGGCAACTTTATCCAACTCATCGATAAAGACGATGCCATTTTGTTCAACATTTTCAATAGCACGGGTTTTGATATCTTCTTCATTGATTAATTTAGCAGCCTCTTCCTCACGTAAGATTTTCATTGCTTTGGCAATGGTTAATTTGCGTGTTCGCGTGCGACCACTGCCCATTTGCTGGAACATGGATTGCAATTGACTCGTCATTTCTTCCATTCCCGGTGGTGCCATGATCTCTACACCCACCTGGGCTGCTGACAATTCAATTTCAATTTCATTATCATCTAAGAGTCCCTCTCGCAATTGCTTGCGGAAAATTTGGCGAGTAGAGGATTCTTTTTCGCTCGGTGTGAGGCCAACTCTTGGTGGCGGTAAGAGAACA harbors:
- the hslU gene encoding ATP-dependent protease ATPase subunit HslU, which produces MVMTPREIVQELNKHIIGQDEAKRAVAIALRNRWRRMQIQDPVLRSEIMPKNILMIGPTGVGKTEIARRLAKLANAPFIKVEATKFTEVGYVGRDVDSILRDLIDIAVKQERELAMKKVEHLAEDAAEERILDVLLPPPRVGLTPSEKESSTRQIFRKQLREGLLDDNEIEIELSAAQVGVEIMAPPGMEEMTSQLQSMFQQMGSGRTRTRKLTIAKAMKILREEEAAKLINEEDIKTRAIENVEQNGIVFIDELDKVARRAEHGTGGDVSREGVQRDLLPLVEGTTVSTKYGMIKSDHILFIASGAFHVAKPSDLIAELQGRLPIRVELGALTVEDFVRILTEPSASLTEQYTALMATEGLQLTFDVTGVRRIAEVAWKVNERTENIGARRLYTVMERLLEVVSFEATDKAGESVHIDKSYVDKHLGKLVEDDDLTRYIL